The DNA region CAAGGAGTAGCTTATAAGAGTGGTAAATCTACAGCACATAACAACTTCACTGATGAAATGGCAAAGAAAACTGTAATCAATAGAGCTTGCAAAATGTTTGCCAATACTTCTGATGACAGTGATCTTCTTATAGAAGCTTTCAACAACTCGGATGAGAAGCAGTATGACGAGGATAAGATCATAAACAATGTACAAGCAGAAGTAAATCAGGAGATTGAAGAAAAGGCCAATAAAAAGACTTTAGATATACAAGAAGATAATGTGAAAGAAAAGGTAATTGATGTTGAATCTAAGAAAGCAGAAGTATCAAATGAGAATGAAAATGCTCAGCAAAGTGCTAAGCAGACTGAAATAGGTTTGGAGTTTTAGGAGGCATAAATGAAGTTAAAAGTATTAGGGAGCTCTAGTAGTGGTAACTGCTATCTCTTGCAGGCTAAAGAAGAAACTTTAATCCTTGAATGTGGTATTAGGTATAAAGAAATTTTACAAGGCTTAAATTACAAAATTGACAATGTGAATTCATGCTTAATTACCCATTCTCATAAGGATCATAGCAAAGCTATAAAAGACATAATAAAAGCTGGTATAGATATTTATACCAGCAAAGGCACAATTGATGCTTGTGAGGTATCAGGACACAGAGTTCATATTATTAAAAGTGAACAGCAATTTAAGTTGGGTGAATTTACTATACTTCCATTTGCTACTGAACATGATGCTGCGGAACCTTTAGGATTTTTAATATATCACCCTGAAATGGGTACAATGCTATTTGCTACAGACACATATTACATTCAATATAAATTTCTGAGGCTGAGCCATATACTCATTGAATGTAATTATGATGGGGAAATTATGACCAGTAATATTGATAATGGAACTTTAAACGTAGGATTAGCTTTAAGATTAGCAAAGTCTCATATGAGCTTGGATAACTGTAAAACTCTATTAAAAGCAACGGATCTTGAAGATGTTAGGAATATAGTATTGATACATTTATCATCTTTGAACAGTGATTCAGAGCTATTTAAAACAGATATAGAAAAGTTAACTGGTAAACCAACTTATGTTGCTGAGTCAGGTTTAGAAATTGATTTGGAGAGTGAATTTGATGGGTAAAAGATTAAATATTCAAATAGATAGAGCTAAGGAACTTTATGAAAAATATGGAACATTGGCGAGGGCAGCATTGAGCTTAGGTTGTTCTCCTACAACATTAAAAAGATTATTAATTGAGAATGGTGTAGAGATAAAGCCATATGTAGCTAAAAGATGGAACGTAAATTCAATAAGATATTAGTTATATTTCTTTAGAAAGTGAGGTGTTTAGGGTGGCAAGATATCAAGAGACTGGAGGGGAATTATATGAAAGAAACCTATTACTTTTCCCATGATTTTAATGCCAGAAATGATCCTAAAATTTTAGCTATGAGAAGTAAGTATGGCTCAGAAGGATATGGATGGTATTGGATGATTATTGAGATATTAAGAGAGCAATCTGAATACAAACTTGAGCATAATAAATACCTTTGCATTACTCTTGCTATGCAACTGCAATGCGACTGTAATGCACTGCATAACTACGTAGAAGATTGCATAAATGAGTATCATTTATTTGAATCTGATGGGGTATATATATGGTCCAATAGTCTTATGAGAAGAATGGAAGAAAAGGCCACTAAATCAGAGAATGGCAGAAAAGCGGCTAAGGCTAGATGGAATAAGGCTTCAAAGGATAAAAAAGATGTAAAAAAATGCAACGAAAATGCAAGTGCAATGCATACGCAATGCGACAGCAATGCTATAAAGGAAAGTAAAGTAAAGGAAAGTAAAGTAAAAGAAAATAAAAGAGAGAGAGAAGATAACTCTCACACACAAGAAGCATTAGAACTTTGTAAATATTATTCTGAATTAAAACCAGGACAAGATATAACTTCTGATTTAGCATCTTTAGAAATTTTTATAGAGATCTATGGATTTGATTGGACAAAAGAAGCAATTCAAAAATGTGTTTCTGGAAAAGGGAAATTTATAAAACCTTGGGTTGAAACTGTATTAAAAAATTGGGTCCAGGAAAGGAAGGGTGAAAACAATGGAGCAAAGTCTAATAAACAAAACAATCGAGAAGATGAAGTTGCTGCAACAGGAGAGACAGAAGGAGCAGAGCTCACCAAAAGAGCCCTTGAAAAGTACGGAGGAACATTGGGAGTTGTTGAATGCGACATCTAAGTGCCCACATGGAAAATGTGATGGTAGCGGAATGATGTGGCTTAGAAATCCAGAAACCCTTGAAACTAAAGCTCAATATTGTACCTGCAGGGAACAAAAACTGCAAAATAAAAGACTTGCTTTTGCTAATATCCCTAAAGAGTTTTCATCCCTAACGATTAAATCCTTTGATTCTGAGATATATAAAAACAAAGAAGATGTAATGCGTGCCAGGATAGCTAAGAAACAGGCAGTGAAGTATGTAAATAGCTTTGAGGAAGAGTTTGAATCCATAGGCAAGGGATTATATTTCTACAGCGCCACAAAAGGCAGCGGCAAGACAAGACTTGCAGTAAGCATAGGGAATGCAATTCTAAGCACAAAACATAAACAGGTTAAATTTGTTACATCCTTGGATATTCTTAAAGAAATTAAAAACACATATAACCGGGAAAGTAAATATACTGAATCCCAGCTCATTGAAAGTATAAATGGAGTTCAGATTCTGATTGTTGATGATATTGGAGTAGAGCAGCCTACACCGTGGGTAAATGAAATTCTATTCTCAATCTTTGATACAAGGATGAAATATAACAGAGTAACAATATTTACTTCAAATTGCTCTGTTGAGAACCTTAAACATGATGATCGATTAAGAAGCAGAATATTTAAAATGGCTATTCCAGTAGAGATGCCTGAAGAAGACATAAGAGAAAAGCAAAGCAAAGATCAAAATAGAGAGATGCAAGATTTACTTCTTGCTGAATAAAGGGAGGATAAAATCATGGAAATGTATTTTTTTAATAATCAATCAAGAGAGAATAAGAGAATAGGCAGAATTAAGGAATTTGCAAATAAGCTAGGTATAAGCTTTGAGGAAGCTGAAATGATAATAAATAATTTCTCAAAGATGAACATAGATCCTGTGAAACCCGCGGAAAAAGTAAATAACATAGTGACTCTAGAAAAGCTGTCAAAAAAGATAGTTACTAAGGTCATAAGCAATATAAATAATCAGCATAGGCATATGCAGCCGGTTAATTTAAATATTTTATCTAACCTGGTGGAAGGAATTCTAAAAGATGCCTTGAAGCAGACAAAAATGATTGATGTTGCCAAAGAGAGAATTGAGAACCAGGAGCTTAAAAAGCAAATTGCAGAAATTAATAAGGACAGAGAAAGAATTAAGGCCGCATTAAGAGGTACATTGTCCGGAATGATGATTTATTCAGAGCTTAAAGGGAATGCTTTTGCAGAGGAAATATTTGAGTCCAAAAGAGAAAGAGCTAGTGTAGCTTTAAGCCTTTCAGATATGCTTGATGATCCAGTAAAGGTTAAGCCAGTTATGTTCTACTTTGGTATGGATATGGGTAAATAATATGCCCATAGAATATAAGGCATACGGATGCCAATATAGGTGTGGTACTAAACATATGAGCAGCTTGAAAAAGATGTTAGAGCATGAAGAAAAGTGCTGGTATAATCCTCAAAATAGGACATGTATTACTTGTAAATTTGGTGAATTGATAGATGATAGTTGCGATCATGATGAATTGCCAGGATGTCCAACAGAACACTGGCGGTATAGAATTTGTCATGAATATCATGGTGAAGATATAGAATTTCCAAAACGTAAAGCTACTGGTGAGACAGTAATACCTATTGAACATTGTGAGTATTGGAAAATTAAGGAGTCGATTAAATGAAAGCAACACAATATAGTGCAGAATTAATTAAAAAAGATGGTGCAACCTACACTATGTTTAAAATTGGTCATAAATGTGGACCAAGAATTAAAGAACTTCTGTTTTGCCTAAATGCTAAGTTAGTAAAGGAAACAAAAACATATACTGCTTATGAGTTAAAAGGAGATAAAA from Clostridium pasteurianum BC1 includes:
- a CDS encoding MBL fold metallo-hydrolase, translating into MKLKVLGSSSSGNCYLLQAKEETLILECGIRYKEILQGLNYKIDNVNSCLITHSHKDHSKAIKDIIKAGIDIYTSKGTIDACEVSGHRVHIIKSEQQFKLGEFTILPFATEHDAAEPLGFLIYHPEMGTMLFATDTYYIQYKFLRLSHILIECNYDGEIMTSNIDNGTLNVGLALRLAKSHMSLDNCKTLLKATDLEDVRNIVLIHLSSLNSDSELFKTDIEKLTGKPTYVAESGLEIDLESEFDG
- a CDS encoding DUF4373 domain-containing protein, translated to MKETYYFSHDFNARNDPKILAMRSKYGSEGYGWYWMIIEILREQSEYKLEHNKYLCITLAMQLQCDCNALHNYVEDCINEYHLFESDGVYIWSNSLMRRMEEKATKSENGRKAAKARWNKASKDKKDVKKCNENASAMHTQCDSNAIKESKVKESKVKENKREREDNSHTQEALELCKYYSELKPGQDITSDLASLEIFIEIYGFDWTKEAIQKCVSGKGKFIKPWVETVLKNWVQERKGENNGAKSNKQNNREDEVAATGETEGAELTKRALEKYGGTLGVVECDI
- a CDS encoding DnaA ATPase domain-containing protein, whose translation is MLNATSKCPHGKCDGSGMMWLRNPETLETKAQYCTCREQKLQNKRLAFANIPKEFSSLTIKSFDSEIYKNKEDVMRARIAKKQAVKYVNSFEEEFESIGKGLYFYSATKGSGKTRLAVSIGNAILSTKHKQVKFVTSLDILKEIKNTYNRESKYTESQLIESINGVQILIVDDIGVEQPTPWVNEILFSIFDTRMKYNRVTIFTSNCSVENLKHDDRLRSRIFKMAIPVEMPEEDIREKQSKDQNREMQDLLLAE